The Mesorhizobium sp. B1-1-8 genome contains a region encoding:
- a CDS encoding alpha-hydroxy acid oxidase yields the protein MSDILTIADLKELARRRVPKMFFDYADSGAWTESTYRANEEDFGKIKFRQRVLVDMSNRSLESTMIGQTVAMPVALAPTGLTGMQHADGEMLAAQAAEEFGVPFTLSTMSICSIEDVASVTKKPFWFQLYVLRDKDFVLNLIDRAKAAKCSALVLTLDLQILGQRHKDVRNGLSAPPKMTPANIIDLAMKPRWCLGIAGTKRRTFRNIVGHAKGVGDVSSLSSWTNEQFDPHLSWKDVAWIKERWGGKLILKGILDKEDALMAAETGADAIVVSNHGGRQLDGAASSISVLEEIADAVGDRIEVHMDGGIRSGQDVLKALCLGAKGTYIGRPFLYGLGAMGKEGVTKALEIIRKEMDITLALCGKRLVTDMGKDQLRR from the coding sequence ATGAGCGACATCCTCACCATCGCCGATCTCAAGGAACTCGCGCGCCGCCGCGTGCCGAAGATGTTCTTCGACTATGCCGATTCCGGCGCCTGGACCGAGAGCACCTACCGCGCCAACGAGGAGGATTTCGGCAAGATCAAGTTCCGCCAGCGCGTGCTGGTCGACATGAGCAACCGCTCGCTGGAATCGACCATGATCGGGCAGACCGTGGCGATGCCGGTAGCCTTGGCCCCAACAGGCCTGACCGGCATGCAGCACGCCGATGGCGAGATGCTGGCGGCGCAGGCGGCGGAAGAATTCGGCGTGCCGTTCACGCTGTCGACGATGAGCATCTGCTCGATCGAGGATGTCGCGTCGGTGACGAAGAAACCGTTCTGGTTCCAGCTCTATGTGCTGCGCGACAAGGACTTCGTGCTCAACCTGATTGACCGCGCCAAGGCGGCGAAATGTTCCGCACTGGTTTTGACGCTCGACCTGCAGATCCTCGGCCAGCGCCACAAGGACGTGCGCAACGGGCTTTCGGCGCCGCCTAAGATGACGCCGGCCAACATCATCGACCTGGCCATGAAGCCGCGCTGGTGCCTGGGGATCGCCGGCACCAAGCGGCGCACCTTCCGCAACATCGTCGGCCACGCCAAGGGCGTCGGCGATGTCTCTTCGCTATCGTCCTGGACGAACGAGCAGTTCGACCCGCATCTGTCGTGGAAGGACGTCGCCTGGATCAAGGAACGCTGGGGCGGCAAGCTGATCCTGAAGGGCATTCTGGACAAGGAAGACGCGCTGATGGCGGCCGAGACCGGCGCCGATGCAATTGTGGTTTCCAATCATGGCGGGCGGCAGCTCGACGGCGCCGCCTCGTCAATCTCGGTGCTGGAAGAGATCGCCGATGCGGTCGGCGACAGGATCGAAGTGCATATGGATGGCGGCATCCGATCCGGCCAGGACGTGCTGAAGGCGCTCTGTCTCGGCGCCAAGGGCACCTATATCGGCCGCCCGTTTCTCTACGGCCTCGGCGCCATGGGAAAGGAAGGGGTAACCAAGGCGCTCGAAATCATCCGCAAGGAGATGGACATCACGCTGGCGTTGTGCGGGAAACGCCTGGTGACCGACATGGGCAAGGACCAGCTTCGTCGCTAG
- a CDS encoding FadR/GntR family transcriptional regulator produces MSDIFSRIEHSRTADEVVQQIESLILEGVLRTGDRLPGERELARQFDVSRPILRDALKALEARGLLTTRPGGGTHVADVIGQLFTRPVTDLISTHRKAVTDYLEYRREIEAVAAEYAARRATPEDLALLDRIMARMDEAHRTGDFDDEAEIDVEFHHAVCECAHNIILLHTLRSCYRLLSEGVFQNRLLAFTVPGARDALLHQHRAIHKAIKAGDPIAARKAAMDHITYVERSMAEAERSGDWQRVSRLRFRQRSEAGDIEPTRKRS; encoded by the coding sequence TTGAGCGACATTTTTTCCAGGATCGAGCATTCGCGCACCGCCGACGAGGTGGTGCAGCAGATCGAGAGCCTGATCCTCGAAGGCGTGCTGCGCACCGGTGACCGGCTGCCGGGCGAGCGCGAGCTGGCACGCCAGTTCGACGTGTCGCGGCCGATCCTGCGCGACGCGCTGAAGGCGCTGGAAGCCCGTGGCCTGCTGACGACCCGGCCGGGCGGCGGCACCCATGTCGCCGACGTCATCGGCCAGCTGTTCACCAGGCCGGTGACGGACCTCATCTCCACGCATCGCAAGGCGGTGACCGACTATCTGGAATACCGGCGCGAGATCGAAGCGGTGGCGGCCGAATATGCGGCGCGGCGCGCGACGCCCGAGGACCTGGCGCTGCTCGACCGCATCATGGCGCGCATGGACGAGGCGCACCGCACCGGCGACTTCGACGACGAGGCCGAAATCGATGTCGAGTTCCACCACGCGGTGTGCGAATGCGCGCACAACATCATCCTGTTGCACACGCTGCGCTCCTGCTACCGGCTGTTGTCCGAAGGTGTGTTTCAGAACCGGCTTCTGGCGTTCACCGTGCCCGGCGCGCGCGATGCGCTGCTTCACCAGCACCGGGCGATCCACAAAGCGATCAAGGCCGGCGATCCGATCGCGGCGCGCAAGGCGGCGATGGACCACATCACCTACGTCGAACGCTCGATGGCCGAGGCGGAGCGCAGCGGCGACTGGCAGCGCGTGTCGCGGCTGAGGTTCAGGCAGCGCTCCGAGGCCGGCGACATCGAACCCACACGCAAACGATCCTAA
- a CDS encoding type 1 glutamine amidotransferase — protein sequence MRVLVVQNFDNEGLGQIGAALVEAGADIDLRKPYRGDALPEHSDGHDAMVVLGGAQNALDDEICPYFPRLMDLTRDFADKDRSVLGICLGSQLLARAFGGKNQIGGATEFGWHEVSLTPAAKSDPVLEKLPENFPTFEWHDDTFELPQQAVRLAGSAVAENQAFRLGRAVYGFQFHFEADRPMVRDWSTSFASLIAERNPDWNDRLDDEMARNGPDADAAGLAIARAWVATI from the coding sequence ATGCGCGTCCTGGTCGTCCAGAATTTCGACAATGAGGGCCTCGGCCAGATTGGCGCAGCACTTGTCGAGGCCGGCGCCGATATCGACCTGCGCAAGCCCTATCGTGGCGATGCGCTGCCTGAGCATAGCGACGGCCATGACGCCATGGTGGTGCTCGGCGGCGCCCAGAATGCGCTTGACGACGAGATCTGCCCTTATTTCCCCCGCTTGATGGACCTGACTCGCGACTTCGCCGACAAGGATCGCTCGGTGCTCGGCATCTGCCTCGGCAGCCAGCTTCTGGCGCGTGCTTTCGGCGGCAAGAACCAGATCGGCGGCGCCACCGAATTCGGCTGGCACGAGGTGTCTCTGACGCCGGCGGCGAAGTCCGATCCGGTGCTGGAAAAGCTGCCCGAGAATTTCCCGACCTTCGAATGGCATGACGACACCTTCGAGTTGCCCCAGCAAGCCGTGCGGCTGGCCGGCAGCGCCGTTGCCGAAAACCAGGCGTTCCGCCTCGGCCGCGCCGTCTACGGCTTCCAGTTCCATTTCGAGGCCGATCGTCCGATGGTGCGCGACTGGAGCACGTCCTTCGCCTCGCTCATTGCCGAGCGCAACCCCGACTGGAACGACCGGCTCGACGACGAAATGGCCCGCAACGGACCGGACGCCGACGCTGCCGGCCTTGCGATCGCCCGCGCCTGGGTGGCGACGATCTGA
- a CDS encoding DUF1127 domain-containing protein, which produces MATIEFATETPRITTRPAVVARLVNALADSYRAWKNRRAFYRLGEMSDAELADIGLTRADLHVAIDVPFGRDPTAKLRAIASDRADTIEDLARKVA; this is translated from the coding sequence ATGGCCACGATCGAATTCGCCACCGAGACCCCGCGCATCACCACGCGCCCGGCCGTTGTGGCGCGTCTGGTCAATGCGCTCGCCGACAGCTATCGCGCCTGGAAAAATCGCCGCGCCTTCTATCGCCTCGGCGAGATGTCGGATGCCGAGCTCGCCGATATCGGCCTGACCCGCGCCGATCTCCACGTCGCCATCGATGTGCCCTTCGGCCGCGATCCGACGGCGAAGCTGCGTGCCATCGCCAGCGACCGCGCCGACACCATTGAGGACCTCGCCCGCAAGGTCGCCTGA
- a CDS encoding type II toxin-antitoxin system HicB family antitoxin, with protein sequence MTDRLEYPVVIAPLAAEDGGGFSAVVPDLPGCISDGETPEEAIANVQDAIASWIEAAHELGRSIPRPSRKLAFA encoded by the coding sequence ATGACGGACAGACTTGAATATCCGGTCGTCATCGCGCCGCTTGCGGCAGAAGACGGCGGCGGGTTTTCGGCCGTTGTACCCGACCTTCCAGGCTGCATCAGCGATGGAGAAACCCCCGAAGAGGCGATCGCGAATGTCCAGGATGCCATCGCGTCCTGGATAGAAGCAGCCCACGAACTTGGCCGATCGATACCAAGGCCGTCGCGAAAGCTGGCTTTCGCCTGA
- a CDS encoding DUF3422 family protein, translating into MSDETSDLQFQPRTQGSVMGFPAHEGRPGALGEVHARPHPLVEKPRVLVQLSFMTEGGSAVDHAVLSELSRRLGIAAPDRQARHHAMKWGQGSLRWERHTEFSTYLWEGSLAESGRGQEDSPFGNGFSPPGTVISGIRLEIRKWTQASEKLIAGFDPTSLCYSLVERGAAAIVTDFRQDGDGLTRMLVLDRGLTPASTGALSQRLIDIETYRTLAMLGLPLALTLSGRARRIEDRLAQTTLEMKAAETRDSQTLLADLTELAAELEADAASSLYRFGASRAYDGIVTERLEALDEEPVQGFDTWAGFLQRRMAPAMRTCRSVEERQANLSRKLTRATTLLRTWVDVEVEKQNRDLLASMNNRARLQLRLQQTVEGLSVAAVSYYVVGLIGYLAKGASVFGHAFAPEVVTAASVPVAILLVWWGVRRVRKMHSEPAKHPGE; encoded by the coding sequence GTGTCGGACGAGACATCCGATCTCCAATTCCAGCCGCGCACCCAAGGCAGCGTCATGGGTTTTCCGGCTCATGAGGGACGGCCCGGCGCGCTGGGCGAGGTCCATGCCCGCCCGCATCCGCTGGTCGAAAAGCCGCGCGTGCTGGTCCAGCTTTCCTTCATGACCGAAGGCGGCTCGGCCGTCGATCATGCCGTGCTCTCGGAACTGTCGCGGCGCTTGGGCATTGCGGCGCCCGACCGTCAGGCCCGCCACCACGCCATGAAATGGGGCCAGGGCTCGCTGCGCTGGGAACGCCATACGGAATTCTCGACCTATCTGTGGGAAGGATCGCTTGCTGAGAGCGGGAGGGGCCAGGAGGATTCGCCCTTCGGCAACGGCTTCTCGCCGCCGGGAACGGTGATCTCCGGCATCCGGCTGGAGATCCGCAAATGGACACAGGCGAGCGAAAAGCTGATCGCCGGCTTCGATCCGACCAGCCTGTGCTATTCGCTGGTCGAGCGCGGTGCCGCCGCCATCGTCACTGATTTCCGCCAGGACGGCGATGGCCTGACCCGCATGCTGGTGCTCGACCGCGGCCTGACGCCGGCGAGCACCGGCGCCTTGTCGCAGCGGCTGATCGACATCGAGACCTATCGCACGCTCGCCATGCTCGGTCTGCCGTTGGCGCTGACCTTGTCGGGCCGCGCGCGCCGCATCGAGGACCGGCTGGCGCAAACCACGCTGGAGATGAAGGCGGCCGAGACCCGCGACAGCCAGACCTTGCTTGCCGACCTTACCGAGCTCGCCGCTGAGCTGGAGGCCGATGCCGCCTCCAGCCTCTACCGCTTCGGCGCCAGCCGTGCTTATGACGGCATCGTCACCGAGCGGCTGGAGGCGCTGGATGAGGAGCCGGTGCAAGGCTTCGACACCTGGGCCGGTTTCCTGCAGCGACGCATGGCGCCGGCGATGCGCACCTGCCGTTCGGTCGAGGAGCGCCAGGCCAATCTCTCGCGAAAACTCACCCGCGCCACCACACTGCTGCGCACCTGGGTCGACGTCGAGGTCGAAAAGCAGAACCGCGACCTGCTCGCCTCGATGAACAACCGAGCTCGCCTGCAATTGCGCCTGCAACAGACGGTAGAAGGTCTCTCGGTCGCCGCCGTCTCCTACTATGTCGTCGGCCTGATCGGTTACCTCGCCAAGGGCGCTTCGGTCTTCGGCCACGCCTTCGCGCCGGAAGTCGTCACCGCCGCCTCGGTGCCGGTCGCCATCCTGCTCGTCTGGTGGGGCGTGCGCCGGGTGCGGAAAATGCATTCCGAGCCGGCGAAGCATCCAGGCGAGTAA
- a CDS encoding glutamate--cysteine ligase, with amino-acid sequence MARDTTDTRPIEGVDELVGYLAAGNKPRDKWRIGTEHEKFPFYVDGNAPVPYGGNRGIRAILEGMQDKLGWDPILDAGRIIGLVEPTGQGAISLEPGGQFELSGAPLETIHQTCREGNAHLAQVREIAEPMGIRFLGLGGSPKWSLADTPKMPKSRYEIMTRYMPKVGTKGLDMMYRTCTIQVNLDFESETDMRRKMQVSLKLQPLSTALFANSPFTESRPNGLQSWRGDIWRDTDNQRSGMLEFCFSPDFGFADYVGWALDVPMYFVIRDGHYHDMTHVTFRQFMTGAARNDIPDGLPTMGDWANHLSTLFPDVRLKRFLEMRGADGGPWRRICALPAFWVGLLYDEAALDAAEALTSSWTYKEALAMRNAVPELGISAPFRNTSLREVAREVLAISRMGLKNRARKNRDGYDETSFLNTLDEVVARGTTSAEEMLSAYHTRWGGSIEPVFMEYAY; translated from the coding sequence ATGGCGCGCGACACTACCGATACCCGGCCTATTGAAGGCGTCGACGAACTCGTCGGCTATCTGGCGGCCGGCAACAAGCCGCGCGACAAATGGCGCATCGGCACCGAGCACGAGAAGTTCCCCTTCTATGTCGACGGCAACGCGCCGGTACCTTATGGCGGCAACCGCGGCATCCGCGCCATCCTCGAAGGCATGCAGGACAAGCTTGGCTGGGACCCGATCCTGGATGCCGGCCGCATCATCGGCCTGGTCGAGCCGACCGGCCAGGGCGCCATCTCGCTGGAGCCGGGCGGGCAGTTCGAGCTCTCCGGCGCGCCGCTGGAAACGATCCATCAGACCTGCCGCGAAGGCAATGCGCATCTGGCGCAGGTGCGCGAGATCGCCGAGCCGATGGGCATCCGCTTCCTCGGGCTTGGCGGCAGCCCGAAATGGTCGCTCGCCGATACGCCGAAAATGCCGAAATCGCGTTACGAGATCATGACCCGCTACATGCCGAAGGTCGGCACCAAGGGCCTCGACATGATGTACCGCACCTGCACGATCCAGGTGAACCTCGACTTCGAGAGCGAGACCGACATGCGCCGCAAGATGCAGGTGTCGCTGAAGCTGCAGCCGCTGTCGACGGCGCTGTTTGCCAACTCGCCCTTCACCGAGAGCCGGCCGAACGGGCTTCAGAGCTGGCGCGGCGACATCTGGCGCGACACCGACAACCAGCGTTCCGGCATGCTCGAATTCTGCTTCTCGCCCGACTTCGGCTTCGCCGACTATGTCGGATGGGCGCTCGACGTGCCGATGTATTTCGTCATCCGCGACGGCCACTACCACGACATGACGCATGTCACCTTCCGCCAGTTCATGACGGGCGCCGCACGCAACGATATACCGGATGGATTGCCGACGATGGGCGACTGGGCAAATCACCTGTCGACGCTGTTTCCCGATGTGCGGCTGAAGCGCTTCCTCGAAATGCGCGGCGCCGATGGCGGGCCGTGGCGGCGCATCTGCGCGCTGCCAGCCTTCTGGGTCGGCCTGCTCTATGACGAGGCCGCGCTGGACGCCGCCGAGGCGCTGACCTCGAGCTGGACCTACAAGGAAGCACTGGCGATGCGCAACGCGGTGCCGGAGCTAGGCATCTCGGCGCCGTTCCGCAACACCAGCCTGCGCGAGGTCGCCCGGGAGGTGCTTGCCATCTCGCGCATGGGGCTGAAAAACCGCGCACGAAAAAACCGCGACGGCTATGACGAGACGTCGTTCCTCAACACGCTGGACGAGGTCGTGGCGCGCGGCACCACCAGCGCCGAGGAGATGCTGTCGGCCTATCACACCCGCTGGGGCGGCTCGATCGAGCCGGTGTTCATGGAATACGCCTATTAA
- a CDS encoding FAD-linked oxidase C-terminal domain-containing protein — protein sequence MSGLAMPKPDAGTMRRRAEIVADMRIIVPGEGVVDTANEMRAFESDGLTAYRQLPLVVVLPETVAQVSRVLKYCNERNIRVVPRGSGTSLSGGALPLEDAVLLVMSRFNRILAIDYPNRIVVAQPGVTNLGITTAVEQEGFYYAPDPSSQIACSIGGNVAENSGGVHCLKYGLTANNVLGIEMVLMNGEVVRLGGSHLDQEGYDLLGVMTGSEGLLGVVTEVTVRILKKPETARALLIGFPTSEQGGQCVADIIGAGIIPGGMEMMDRPAIHAAEDFVHAGYPLDVEALLIVDLDGPSVEVNHLIGLVEAIAYKNGSTICRISQSEQERLSFWAGRKAAFPAVGRISPDYYCMDGTIPRKELPRVLAGMRDLSEKYGLGVANVFHAGDGNLHPLILYDANVPGELDKAENFGADILRLCVEVGGVLTGEHGVGVEKRDLMPEMFNQIDLDQQMRVKCAFDPNHLLNPGKVFPQLRRCAELGRMHVHRGQVAFPDIPRF from the coding sequence ATGTCCGGCCTAGCCATGCCCAAGCCAGATGCCGGCACGATGCGCCGCCGCGCCGAGATCGTCGCCGACATGCGCATCATCGTGCCGGGCGAGGGCGTCGTCGACACCGCCAACGAAATGCGCGCCTTCGAGAGCGATGGCCTCACCGCCTACCGGCAATTGCCGCTGGTGGTGGTGCTGCCTGAGACGGTCGCGCAGGTCTCGCGCGTGCTGAAATACTGCAACGAGCGCAACATCCGCGTTGTGCCGCGCGGCTCCGGCACCTCGCTGTCGGGCGGCGCGCTGCCGCTCGAGGATGCGGTGCTGCTGGTGATGAGCCGCTTCAACCGCATCCTTGCGATCGACTATCCGAACCGCATCGTCGTCGCCCAGCCGGGCGTCACCAATCTCGGCATCACCACCGCCGTCGAGCAGGAGGGCTTTTATTATGCCCCCGATCCATCCTCCCAGATCGCCTGTTCGATCGGCGGCAACGTCGCGGAAAACTCCGGCGGCGTGCACTGCCTGAAATACGGGCTGACCGCCAACAACGTGCTTGGCATCGAGATGGTGCTGATGAATGGCGAAGTGGTGCGGCTCGGCGGCAGTCATCTCGACCAGGAAGGCTACGACCTGCTCGGCGTCATGACCGGCTCGGAAGGGTTGCTCGGTGTCGTCACCGAGGTCACCGTGCGCATCCTGAAGAAGCCGGAAACGGCGCGCGCGCTGCTGATCGGCTTTCCGACCAGCGAACAGGGCGGCCAGTGCGTCGCCGACATCATCGGCGCCGGCATCATTCCGGGCGGCATGGAGATGATGGACCGCCCGGCGATCCACGCCGCGGAGGATTTCGTCCATGCCGGATATCCGCTCGACGTCGAAGCGCTGCTCATCGTCGATCTCGACGGGCCGAGCGTCGAGGTCAACCACCTGATCGGCCTGGTCGAGGCGATCGCCTACAAGAACGGTTCGACCATTTGCCGCATCTCGCAGTCGGAGCAGGAGCGGCTGAGTTTCTGGGCCGGCCGCAAGGCGGCCTTCCCGGCGGTCGGCCGCATTTCGCCGGACTACTACTGCATGGACGGCACCATCCCGCGCAAGGAACTGCCGCGGGTGCTTGCCGGTATGCGCGACCTTTCCGAGAAGTATGGATTGGGCGTCGCCAATGTCTTCCATGCCGGCGACGGCAACCTGCACCCGTTGATCCTCTACGACGCCAATGTGCCGGGCGAGCTCGACAAGGCCGAAAACTTCGGCGCCGATATCCTGCGGCTGTGCGTCGAGGTCGGCGGCGTGCTCACCGGCGAGCACGGCGTCGGCGTCGAGAAGCGCGACCTGATGCCCGAAATGTTCAACCAGATCGACCTCGACCAGCAGATGCGCGTCAAATGCGCCTTCGACCCCAACCATCTGCTCAACCCGGGAAAAGTCTTCCCGCAACTGCGCCGCTGCGCCGAGCTTGGGCGCATGCATGTGCATCGCGGGCAGGTGGCTTTTCCGGATATTCCGAGGTTTTGA
- a CDS encoding DUF937 domain-containing protein, translated as MPSLFDIFAQAQNGNGMQALAQQCGLSMQQTQAAVEALLPAFSQGLQRNTADPYGLAAFMTAMASGQHAKYFEDATRAFSPQGIDEGNGILGHLFGSKDLSRAVASQAAQATGLSQQVLQQMLPAMASMMMGGLFKQTNNQMQAAGGFGGGSNPLGEIIEQMMRQAGGGAPAPQQRQMPQPQSPMDNPLGKVLQDMFGGGAQQPQSQPQQTPNPYGENPLGKVLQDMFGGGAPPQGRPQPPQQTQSPYGDNPLGKIFEEMLRQGGGGGFGMPGGQPAPQQPQQRQAPQPQTNPSGRLRNPFDDIFGKMFETGAQQRDEYQKGVESIFDQFKRGMDRR; from the coding sequence ATGCCTTCCTTGTTCGACATCTTTGCGCAGGCCCAGAACGGCAACGGCATGCAAGCGCTGGCCCAGCAGTGTGGGCTTTCGATGCAGCAGACGCAGGCGGCGGTCGAGGCGCTGCTGCCGGCCTTTTCCCAGGGGCTGCAGCGCAACACCGCAGATCCCTATGGGCTGGCTGCCTTCATGACGGCGATGGCAAGCGGCCAGCACGCCAAATATTTCGAGGACGCGACGCGGGCCTTCTCGCCGCAAGGCATCGACGAAGGCAACGGCATCCTGGGACATCTGTTCGGCTCGAAGGACCTGTCGCGCGCGGTCGCCAGCCAGGCTGCGCAGGCAACCGGCCTCAGCCAGCAGGTGCTGCAGCAGATGCTTCCGGCCATGGCTTCGATGATGATGGGCGGGCTGTTCAAGCAGACCAATAACCAGATGCAGGCGGCAGGCGGTTTCGGCGGCGGTAGCAATCCGCTCGGCGAGATCATAGAGCAGATGATGCGGCAGGCCGGCGGCGGCGCGCCGGCGCCGCAGCAGCGCCAGATGCCGCAGCCTCAGAGCCCGATGGATAATCCGCTCGGCAAGGTGCTGCAGGATATGTTCGGCGGCGGCGCGCAACAGCCGCAAAGCCAGCCGCAGCAGACGCCCAATCCTTACGGCGAGAACCCGCTCGGGAAGGTGCTGCAGGACATGTTCGGCGGTGGCGCGCCGCCGCAAGGCCGACCGCAGCCGCCACAGCAGACACAAAGCCCCTATGGCGACAATCCGCTCGGCAAGATCTTCGAGGAGATGCTGCGGCAAGGTGGAGGCGGCGGATTCGGCATGCCGGGCGGACAGCCGGCGCCGCAGCAACCGCAACAACGTCAGGCTCCGCAGCCGCAGACCAATCCGAGCGGCAGGCTGCGAAACCCGTTCGACGATATTTTCGGCAAGATGTTCGAAACCGGCGCGCAACAGCGCGACGAATATCAGAAGGGCGTGGAATCGATCTTCGACCAGTTCAAGAGGGGAATGGATAGGCGGTAG
- a CDS encoding 16S rRNA (uracil(1498)-N(3))-methyltransferase: MRANYKMQRLFVPDDLGPGLEFDAGQQQSHYLAHVLRLGEGAELLVFNGRDGEWSAEVAAKSKKALRLKVVALQRPQPPLPDLVYCFAPLKQGRLDYLVQKAVEMGAGILQPVITQHTQVAKPGIERLRANVVEAAEQCGILAVPELREAEKLERLLGNWDRERRLIFCDEDASTNNPLPALQAVRVKKLALLVGPEGGFSDEERRTLRALPFVTAIPLGPRILRADTAAVAALAVMQATVGDW, translated from the coding sequence ATGCGCGCCAATTACAAAATGCAGCGGCTGTTCGTGCCGGACGATCTCGGGCCGGGCCTCGAATTCGATGCCGGACAGCAGCAGAGCCATTACCTCGCGCATGTGCTGCGGCTCGGCGAAGGCGCCGAGCTGCTTGTCTTCAATGGCCGCGACGGCGAATGGTCGGCGGAGGTCGCCGCCAAATCCAAGAAGGCGTTGCGCCTGAAAGTCGTCGCCCTGCAGCGGCCGCAGCCGCCATTGCCCGACCTCGTCTACTGTTTCGCGCCGCTGAAGCAGGGACGCCTCGACTATCTGGTGCAGAAGGCGGTGGAGATGGGCGCCGGCATCCTGCAGCCGGTCATCACCCAGCATACGCAAGTGGCGAAGCCCGGCATCGAGCGGCTGCGCGCCAATGTCGTGGAAGCAGCCGAGCAATGCGGCATCCTGGCGGTGCCGGAGCTGCGCGAGGCGGAAAAGCTCGAACGCCTGCTCGGCAATTGGGACAGAGAGCGGCGGCTGATTTTTTGCGACGAGGACGCCTCGACCAACAATCCGTTGCCGGCGCTGCAGGCGGTGCGCGTGAAAAAGCTGGCGCTGCTGGTCGGCCCGGAAGGTGGCTTTTCCGACGAGGAGCGCAGGACGCTGCGCGCGCTGCCTTTCGTCACCGCCATCCCGCTCGGGCCTCGCATCCTGCGCGCCGATACCGCGGCGGTGGCAGCCCTTGCGGTCATGCAGGCGACGGTCGGCGACTGGTGA
- a CDS encoding metallophosphoesterase has translation MTETGIHFLDARGPDGMRLYAIGDVHGRHDLLAAMHRRIESELEYAPSTDWRIIHLGDYTDRGPDSKSVIDFLIEAQKRNPRNLMLAGNHDLGMLDFLADPDPDGLFMRYGGVQTAQSYGVDLTGDARWFGKAEAVRRGHAALVDAVPQAHIDFLRSLQFSVIFGDFFFCHAGIRPGIPLESQNPQDLIWIRDAFHHHPGLYPKVIVHGHTPVPEPEVLANRVNVDTLAWQSGTLSALAVNGADKRILAVQGKRFDP, from the coding sequence TTGACCGAGACTGGAATTCACTTCCTCGACGCGCGCGGACCGGATGGCATGCGGCTCTATGCCATTGGCGATGTGCATGGCCGCCATGATTTGCTGGCTGCCATGCACCGCAGGATCGAGAGCGAGCTGGAATACGCCCCGTCCACCGACTGGCGCATCATCCACCTCGGCGACTATACGGACCGGGGACCGGACTCGAAAAGCGTCATCGATTTCCTGATCGAGGCCCAGAAGCGCAATCCGCGCAATCTGATGCTCGCCGGCAATCATGACCTCGGCATGCTCGATTTTCTTGCCGACCCCGACCCGGACGGCCTGTTCATGCGCTATGGCGGCGTCCAGACGGCGCAGTCCTATGGCGTGGACCTGACAGGAGACGCCCGCTGGTTCGGCAAGGCCGAGGCGGTGCGGCGGGGACACGCGGCGCTGGTCGATGCGGTGCCGCAAGCCCATATCGACTTCCTGCGCTCGCTGCAATTTTCAGTGATTTTTGGCGACTTCTTCTTCTGCCATGCCGGCATCCGCCCCGGCATTCCGCTCGAAAGCCAAAATCCGCAGGACCTGATCTGGATCCGCGACGCCTTCCACCACCATCCTGGCCTTTATCCGAAGGTGATCGTGCATGGGCACACACCCGTTCCCGAGCCGGAGGTGCTGGCCAACCGCGTCAATGTCGACACGCTCGCCTGGCAGTCGGGAACGCTCAGCGCGCTCGCCGTCAATGGCGCCGATAAACGCATCCTGGCGGTGCAGGGAAAACGTTTTGATCCCTGA